GGGGGGCAAGCGCGCCGTCATCGCCCATCTCGAGGAGGCCATCCCCGCCCTGCGGGGGAAGGCGGGCACCCACATCGTGCCCGAGGGGAGCCTGTGATCGCCCTGCGCCTCGCCGGAGGGGCCGCGCTGCGCGCCCTGGCCCCGCCCGGGCGCGGGAGCGTCCTCGCCGTCTTCCGCCGGAGCCTCTACCTGGAGCGATCGGACGGCGCCCTCGCCTGCCTCGGCCCCCCCGCCCTGGGCCCGGGCCCCCTGAACGCGCTGTGCGGTCTCCCCGAGGGCTTCGAGTGGGAGGCCCAAGGCGTCTCGCCCGGCCTCCCGTTCATGTGCGAGGGCGGGGAGGCCCGCGCCGGGGGCGTCGCCGTCTCGCTGCGGGAGGCGCGGCCGTGGCGGCCGACACCGCTTCCCGCCGGCTGGAGCGATGGCCTGGCCGGAGGGCTGGAGGCGCTCGGGCGGGAGGCGAATCCGCCGGCGGAGGGGATGGGGGGAATCATCCCGGAGCTGATCGGGCCGCCAATCCTTCGCAGGGGCGAGGCATGCCTCGCCCCTACAGACGAGAGCACCCCCTTACGCCGCCTCGCCTGGCCCGCGGCGCGCATCCTGGATGCCTGGCTCGCCGGGGCCCTGCGCGGAGAGGCCGGCCCGTCCCCGAAGGAGGCTGAAAACCTCATCGGCCTGGGGCCGGGCCTCACCCCCTCCGGGGACGACTTCATCGGCGGGATGCTGATCGCCCTGCGCGCCCTCGGGGAGGAGGGAACGGCGGACCGGCTGGCCGGCTGGGCGCTCCCGCTCGCGGCGCGGCGGACGGGGAAGATCAGCCTCGCCCACCTGGCCTGCGCGGCCGGGGGGGAGGGGAACGCCGCCCTGCACGGGGCCCTGGCCGCGCTCGCCTCGCCGGGCGCGGAGGGGCTGGCGGAGGCCCTCGCCGCCGTTCACGCCGTCGGCCACACCTCGGGCTGGGACGCCCTGGCGGGGGCGGTGGCGGCCTGCGCGGCGTGGACCCGCGGGGCGGCGCGGCGCGGGAGGCCCCGGGGCTTTGAAGGAAGGCGGCCCGCTCCGGTATGATTCCGGCTCCCGAATCTCGCGAACATTCGATCGGAGGATGGGCATGGAGCGCGTTGCCGTCGTGGGGGTGGGCGCCATCGGGGGGGTGGTGGCCGCGCGCCTCCTGGAGAAGGGCCGGTGCGATGTCACGCTGTGCGTGCGCACCCCCTTCGAGAAGCTGGTGGTGGAGACCCCGAAGCGGGTGATCGAGGCCGAGGCCAAGTGCGCG
The Candidatus Tectomicrobia bacterium DNA segment above includes these coding regions:
- a CDS encoding DUF2877 domain-containing protein; this encodes MCEGGEARAGGVAVSLREARPWRPTPLPAGWSDGLAGGLEALGREANPPAEGMGGIIPELIGPPILRRGEACLAPTDESTPLRRLAWPAARILDAWLAGALRGEAGPSPKEAENLIGLGPGLTPSGDDFIGGMLIALRALGEEGTADRLAGWALPLAARRTGKISLAHLACAAGGEGNAALHGALAALASPGAEGLAEALAAVHAVGHTSGWDALAGAVAACAAWTRGAARRGRPRGFEGRRPAPV